From the genome of Notolabrus celidotus isolate fNotCel1 chromosome 5, fNotCel1.pri, whole genome shotgun sequence, one region includes:
- the pou4f3 gene encoding POU domain, class 4, transcription factor 3, which produces MMTMNGKQQHFSMHPALHEPPKYPGLHSGSEGMRRVCLPGPQLQGNIFGGFDESLLARAEALAAADSIVSHGKSHPFKPDVTYHTMSSVPCTSASSSSSTTVPISHVPSTLASHHHHHHHHHLGQTLEAGDLLDHLSTSLAVTGMGAPEPPGMTTPAHHHQVPHHHHLQTMGQLHQAMATMAHPHSLSVHGGMSCVNDVESDPRELEAFAERFKQRRIKLGVTQADVGGALANLKIPGVGSLSQSTICRFESLTLSHNNMIALKPVLQAWLEEAEAAYREKSTKPDLFNGSERKRKRTSIAAPEKRSLEAYFAIQPRPSSEKIAAIAEKLDLKKNVVRVWFCNQRQKQKRMKYSAVH; this is translated from the exons atgatgacCATGAACGGAAAGCAGCAGCACTTCTCCATGCACCCGGCCCTGCACGAGCCGCCCAAATACCCCGGCCTGCACTCAGGCTCGGAGGGCATGCGCAGAGTGTGCCTGCCCGGCCCGCAG CTGCAGGGCAATATATTCGGAGGCTTTGATGAGAGCCTGCTGGCACGGGCAGAGGCTCTGGCGGCTGCTGACAGCATTGTCTCTCACGGCAAGAGTCACCCGTTCAAACCAGACGTGACTTACCATACCATGAGCAGTGTTCCCTGCacctcagcctcctcctcttcctccaccacgGTGCCCATCTCCCACGTCCCCTCCACCCTCGCCtcccaccaccatcaccatcaccaccaccacctcggACAGACCCTGGAGGCCGGGGACCTCTTGGATCATCTCTCCACCAGCCTGGCGGTGACTGGGATGGGTGCTCCAGAGCCACCTGGGATGACTACACCAGCGCACCACCACCAGGttccccaccaccaccacctgcaGACTATGGGGCAGCTGCACCAGGCCATGGCCACCATGGCGCACCCTCACTCGCTGTCCGTGCACGGTGGGATGTCGTGCGTAAACGACGTGGAGTCTGATCCCAGGGAGCTGGAAGCCTTCGCTGAGCGCTTCAAGCAGAGGAGGATCAAACTCGGGGTGACCCAGGCGGATGTCGGGGGTGCGCTCGCCAACCTGAAGATCCCAGGAGTGGGGTCTTTAAGCCAGAGCACCATCTGCAGGTTCGAGTCCCTCACCTTGTCCCACAACAACATGATCGCCCTGAAGCCGGTCCTGCAGGCCTGGCTGGAGGAGGCGGAGGCTGCGTACCGGGAGAAGAGCACCAAGCCGGACCTGTTCAACGGGAGCGAGAGGAAACGGAAGCGCACCTCCATCGCCGCCCCGGAGAAGAGATCTCTGGAGGCGTACTTCGCCATCCAGCCCAGACCCTCCTCCGAGAAGATCGCAGCCATAGCAGAGAAACTGGACCTGAAAAAGAACGTGGTTCGAGTCTGGTTCTGTAACCAGAGGCAGAAACAGAAACGAATGAAGTACTCGGCGGTGCACTGA